A stretch of Mycobacterium sp. ITM-2016-00316 DNA encodes these proteins:
- a CDS encoding SCP2 sterol-binding domain-containing protein codes for MSYYSSAEEIYTYLGGVFRAANNTEVGPKLKGADIDLQVYYTDPDASMTVRLREPAIEVFDGADNEEADVKLYMTADIGDKFWRGEYNLGVGLAKGQVKAKGPVNKILKLVPLTKPLFPIYRELVAEKDASA; via the coding sequence ATGTCCTACTACAGCAGTGCCGAAGAGATCTACACCTACCTCGGCGGCGTCTTTCGGGCCGCCAACAACACCGAAGTCGGCCCCAAACTCAAGGGCGCCGATATCGATCTGCAGGTGTACTACACCGATCCGGACGCCTCGATGACGGTGCGTCTGCGTGAACCGGCCATCGAGGTTTTCGACGGCGCCGACAACGAAGAAGCCGACGTGAAGCTCTACATGACGGCCGATATCGGTGACAAGTTCTGGCGCGGTGAATACAACCTCGGTGTGGGCCTGGCCAAGGGCCAGGTCAAGGCCAAGGGGCCGGTCAACAAGATCCTCAAGCTGGTCCCACTGACCAAGCCGCTGTTCCCGATCTATCGCGAACTGGTCGCAGAAAAAGACGCCTCGGCCTGA
- a CDS encoding NAD(P)-dependent alcohol dehydrogenase, which translates to MGTLDNRGNTVRTARVAVLREEGQPLSLEDVELAELVNDEVLVQIAGVGICHTDISAAQGLVPLPLPAVLGHEGAGVVVAVGPSVSTLAVGDHVVLSYDFCGECRTCTTKTPAYCELFAPLNYFGERLDGTVTMRAGDEDIHGNWFGQSSFASLAISNERNAVKVPKDLPLHLLGPLGCGLQTGAGSVMNVLRPDPGDSLAVFGLGAVGLAAVMAGKAVHCDPIIAVDVNPARLELARELGATHCINPAATKDLVWDVMNLVPNGVTCSLDAVGSNLVIRQALEILSSPGHCATVGFHGLQHDITIDQGHLLLGRRLSGVIEGDADPRQFVPVLIELYREGRFPFDRLIETFPTGQINEAIAASTSGTVIKPVVAFG; encoded by the coding sequence ATGGGCACTCTCGACAACCGTGGAAACACCGTCCGCACCGCCCGGGTAGCCGTGCTTCGCGAAGAGGGACAACCCTTGTCGTTGGAAGACGTCGAGCTCGCCGAATTGGTGAACGACGAGGTACTGGTCCAGATTGCCGGGGTCGGCATCTGCCACACCGATATCTCGGCGGCCCAGGGACTGGTCCCGTTGCCGTTGCCCGCCGTACTCGGCCACGAAGGGGCCGGCGTCGTGGTGGCCGTCGGTCCGAGTGTGAGCACCCTTGCGGTGGGTGACCACGTGGTGCTGAGCTACGACTTCTGCGGAGAATGCCGGACGTGCACCACGAAGACGCCGGCGTACTGCGAACTGTTCGCCCCGCTCAACTACTTCGGCGAGCGGCTCGACGGCACTGTCACCATGCGTGCGGGCGACGAGGACATCCACGGCAACTGGTTCGGCCAGTCGTCGTTTGCAAGTTTGGCCATCTCCAACGAACGCAACGCGGTCAAGGTGCCCAAGGATCTGCCGCTGCACCTGCTGGGTCCGCTCGGTTGCGGTCTGCAAACCGGAGCGGGCAGCGTCATGAACGTGTTGCGTCCGGACCCGGGTGACAGCCTCGCGGTGTTCGGGCTGGGCGCGGTGGGTCTGGCGGCGGTGATGGCGGGCAAGGCGGTGCACTGCGATCCCATCATTGCCGTCGACGTGAACCCGGCGCGCCTGGAGCTGGCCCGCGAACTGGGTGCCACCCACTGCATCAACCCGGCCGCAACCAAAGATCTCGTCTGGGACGTGATGAACCTGGTGCCCAACGGGGTCACCTGTTCGCTGGACGCGGTCGGTTCGAATCTGGTGATACGTCAGGCCCTGGAGATACTCAGCTCGCCCGGTCACTGCGCGACCGTGGGTTTCCATGGGCTACAACACGACATCACGATCGATCAGGGGCATCTGCTGCTGGGCCGGCGGCTGTCCGGAGTCATCGAAGGGGACGCCGACCCACGTCAGTTCGTGCCGGTGCTCATCGAGCTGTACCGCGAGGGCAGGTTTCCGTTCGATCGACTGATCGAGACGTTTCCGACGGGTCAGATCAACGAGGCGATCGCGGCTTCGACCAGCGGCACCGTGATCAAGCCTGTCGTCGCCTTCGGCTGA
- a CDS encoding cytochrome P450, producing MTSTAQHPVITDPALDLSARSFWGRTFEEREKAFAHFRTENPVPYHRAFESTLLPPDEDTPGFWSVTRHEDCRFVSRNPKLFCSGKGVLMEDMPEIVITATASFLVMDGEDHRKMRGIVDQAFTPRNVRKISEWIAQHARERLDEIIEHGEGNFSEDYAKYVPGRIFAHFFGLDRDSEEQHIVMEAAERMLAWDDPRMSLGRDALTTHAEEAERIQDVALAQAEKRRKDPKDDLMTWVVNAEFEGKTLDEWEIAAFFSLLGSAANDTTRHSIAHAVRLLSDNPDQRALLLEDIPGRVGGAVEEIVRHSSPVMHFRRTATEDVVIGDTEVKAGEHVVLWYCSGNRDPEKFDDPARFDILRTPNDHLGFGAGGPHFCLGNAMARQMLRSVLTEIYTRIPDITVVGEPDFQVNNFIHGVHALPVSWTPTAR from the coding sequence ATGACGAGCACCGCCCAGCACCCGGTCATCACCGACCCCGCCCTCGACCTGTCCGCCCGGTCGTTCTGGGGCCGCACCTTCGAGGAGCGCGAGAAGGCGTTCGCGCACTTCCGCACCGAGAATCCCGTGCCCTACCACCGTGCGTTCGAATCCACGCTCTTGCCGCCCGACGAGGACACCCCAGGGTTCTGGTCGGTGACCCGGCACGAGGACTGCCGTTTCGTGTCACGCAACCCCAAGCTCTTCTGCTCGGGCAAGGGTGTGTTGATGGAGGACATGCCCGAAATCGTCATCACCGCAACGGCTTCATTCCTGGTGATGGACGGTGAAGACCACCGCAAGATGCGCGGAATCGTCGATCAGGCGTTCACTCCGCGCAACGTCCGCAAGATCTCCGAATGGATCGCCCAGCATGCACGTGAGCGGCTCGACGAGATCATCGAACACGGCGAGGGCAACTTCTCCGAGGACTACGCCAAGTATGTGCCCGGCCGCATCTTTGCCCACTTTTTCGGTCTGGACCGAGACAGCGAAGAACAGCACATCGTCATGGAGGCCGCCGAGCGGATGCTGGCCTGGGACGACCCCCGCATGTCGCTCGGCCGCGACGCACTCACGACGCATGCCGAAGAAGCCGAACGCATCCAGGACGTGGCGCTGGCCCAGGCCGAGAAACGGCGCAAGGACCCCAAGGACGATCTGATGACTTGGGTCGTCAACGCAGAGTTCGAGGGAAAGACCCTCGACGAGTGGGAGATCGCCGCGTTCTTCTCGCTGCTGGGCTCGGCGGCCAACGACACCACCCGGCATTCGATCGCGCACGCGGTTCGGCTGCTGTCGGACAACCCCGACCAGCGGGCCCTGCTCCTGGAGGACATCCCGGGCCGCGTCGGGGGAGCCGTAGAGGAGATCGTCCGGCACTCCAGTCCGGTGATGCACTTTCGCCGCACCGCCACCGAGGATGTGGTGATCGGCGACACCGAGGTCAAGGCGGGCGAGCACGTCGTGCTGTGGTACTGCTCGGGCAACCGGGATCCCGAGAAGTTCGATGACCCAGCCAGGTTCGACATTCTGCGTACTCCCAACGACCACTTGGGATTCGGCGCCGGGGGACCGCACTTCTGCCTGGGTAACGCGATGGCGCGTCAGATGCTCAGGTCGGTGCTCACCGAGATCTACACCCGCATTCCCGACATCACAGTGGTCGGGGAGCCCGACTTTCAGGTCAACAACTTCATCCACGGGGTGCACGCGCTGCCGGTGAGCTGGACACCGACCGCGCGCTGA
- a CDS encoding long-chain fatty acid--CoA ligase — translation MVESLVQNDFEITLQHVMRRMRTLNAHVEVVTLIDGEGTVSRSTYGDVVRRADKLANALYRLGIRDGDRVATFAWNTQQHLEIYLAVPCMGAVLHTLNIRLTDDQLVYIINHAEDRVLIVDETLVPQVERILSRIPAIEHFVVIGHAGRGHTLPDPLAYEALIADEPEHYDYPAIDGSAAASLCYTSGTTGNPKGVLYGHRSTVLHAMAECLNDTLDVRSGDRVLPVVPMFHANAWGLPYTCGLLGAALIMPGRFLQAEPLVRLIAAEKVTFAAAVPTIWNDILRKSGSAPEALASLRRVTCGGAAVPLALMQRFEETFGTPLVQGFGMTETSPLVAIAEAPAGTEGDEFWRYRSKTGRISPLVEVRIVDPDGAELPWDGEHAGELELCGPWIASGYYRDEAASAEAFRDGWLRTGDVATIDPLGYLQITDRVKDVIKSGGEWISSIEMENALMSHPAVVEAAVIAKPDEHWTERPLPCVVLDTAESITPEALNAHLQDQFAKWQLPDEYAYIAEVPKTSVGKFDKKALRAMLADGGLPGRQPVRP, via the coding sequence ATGGTCGAATCACTGGTACAGAACGACTTCGAGATCACCCTCCAGCACGTGATGCGCCGGATGCGCACCTTGAATGCACACGTCGAGGTCGTCACGCTGATCGACGGCGAGGGCACCGTCAGCCGCAGTACCTACGGCGACGTGGTGCGCCGGGCCGACAAGCTGGCCAATGCGCTGTACCGCCTCGGCATCCGGGACGGCGACCGGGTAGCCACCTTCGCATGGAACACCCAGCAGCACTTGGAGATCTATCTGGCGGTGCCCTGCATGGGCGCGGTGCTGCACACCCTCAACATCCGGCTCACCGACGACCAGCTCGTCTACATCATCAACCATGCCGAAGATCGCGTGCTCATCGTCGATGAGACCCTGGTACCGCAGGTCGAGCGGATCCTGTCCAGGATCCCGGCGATCGAGCATTTCGTCGTGATCGGCCATGCCGGGCGCGGGCACACGCTACCCGATCCGCTGGCCTATGAGGCGCTGATCGCCGATGAGCCCGAGCATTACGACTATCCCGCCATCGACGGATCCGCCGCGGCCAGCCTGTGCTACACCAGCGGAACCACCGGTAATCCGAAAGGCGTGCTCTACGGTCATCGTTCGACGGTGCTGCATGCCATGGCAGAGTGCCTGAACGACACTCTCGATGTCCGGTCCGGCGACCGGGTGCTGCCCGTCGTTCCCATGTTCCACGCCAATGCGTGGGGTTTGCCGTATACGTGCGGGCTGCTGGGCGCCGCGCTGATCATGCCCGGGAGATTCCTTCAGGCCGAGCCATTGGTTCGCCTGATCGCCGCCGAGAAGGTCACGTTCGCCGCGGCCGTCCCCACCATCTGGAATGACATCCTGCGCAAGTCGGGGTCTGCTCCCGAGGCGCTGGCATCCCTGCGGCGTGTCACCTGCGGCGGTGCCGCGGTGCCGTTGGCGCTGATGCAGCGATTCGAGGAGACCTTCGGTACCCCTCTCGTGCAGGGGTTCGGCATGACCGAAACCAGTCCGCTCGTCGCCATCGCCGAGGCCCCGGCCGGCACCGAGGGTGACGAGTTCTGGCGGTACCGATCCAAGACCGGCCGCATCTCCCCGCTGGTCGAAGTGCGCATCGTGGACCCGGACGGCGCGGAGCTGCCGTGGGATGGCGAGCACGCCGGCGAGCTGGAACTGTGCGGACCGTGGATCGCGTCGGGTTACTACCGCGACGAGGCGGCCAGTGCGGAGGCCTTCCGCGACGGCTGGCTGCGCACCGGCGATGTCGCCACCATCGATCCCCTCGGCTATCTCCAGATCACCGACCGGGTCAAGGATGTCATCAAGTCCGGCGGTGAATGGATCTCCTCGATCGAGATGGAGAACGCCCTGATGTCCCATCCGGCGGTCGTCGAGGCGGCGGTGATTGCCAAACCCGACGAACACTGGACGGAGCGGCCGCTGCCCTGCGTCGTCCTCGACACCGCGGAATCCATCACCCCCGAGGCGCTCAACGCCCACCTCCAGGATCAGTTCGCCAAATGGCAACTGCCGGACGAGTATGCCTACATCGCCGAGGTACCCAAGACCAGCGTCGGCAAGTTCGACAAGAAGGCACTGCGGGCGATGCTCGCCGACGGCGGGCTGCCCGGTAGGCAACCCGTTCGGCCCTGA
- a CDS encoding MCE family protein — protein sequence MHLNRQTRIQLAIFAVIALVALTLMGVNYMKLPVKLFGIGHYSVTVQLPATGGLYASSNVTYRGTEVGRVDAVRLTGSGVVAELTLNSDIPIPSDLRAEVHSQSAIGEQYVELLPRSGSAPPLKDGDVIALADTSVPQNINDVLDAVKTGLEAVPRDNLKTVIDESYTAVGGLGPELTRIVSGAIALSNDARDNLDPMLALIDNAKPVLDSQTATSDAIQGWASHVATVTRELQEHDRDVAGVIDKGGPALNEVRQLVERVQPTLPVVMANLASVGQVGLTYHDSLEQILVLLPQLVAVEQGSLAANVHTNQDYKGAYLSFNLNLNLPPPCTTGYLPTQQARTAVLVDYPDRAPGDLYCRVPQDSPFNVRGVRNTPCVTRPGKRAATVRECESDAEFVPLNDGFNWKGDPNATGTGQAVPQLPPPPATPPPIAVAYYDPSTGAYVGPDGKHYTQSDLAQSAPQDSTWETLLLPPGR from the coding sequence ATGCACCTGAACAGGCAAACGCGGATCCAGCTGGCGATCTTCGCGGTGATCGCCCTGGTGGCGCTCACGCTGATGGGCGTCAACTACATGAAACTGCCCGTCAAACTTTTTGGCATCGGCCACTATTCGGTGACGGTGCAGCTACCGGCAACAGGCGGACTCTACGCCAGCAGCAATGTCACCTATCGTGGCACCGAAGTGGGACGGGTGGACGCCGTGCGGCTCACCGGCAGCGGTGTCGTCGCAGAGCTGACGCTGAATTCCGACATCCCCATTCCCAGTGATCTGCGGGCGGAGGTGCATTCCCAGTCGGCGATCGGGGAGCAGTACGTGGAACTGTTGCCGCGCAGCGGTTCGGCACCGCCGCTCAAGGATGGCGATGTGATCGCCCTGGCCGATACGTCGGTACCGCAGAACATCAATGACGTCCTCGACGCGGTGAAGACAGGACTGGAAGCGGTCCCGCGGGACAACCTCAAGACGGTCATCGACGAGTCCTACACGGCGGTGGGCGGGCTGGGTCCGGAACTGACCAGGATCGTGTCCGGCGCGATCGCATTGTCGAATGACGCCAGGGACAACCTCGATCCCATGCTGGCCCTGATCGACAATGCGAAGCCGGTCCTGGATTCCCAGACCGCGACCTCGGATGCGATCCAAGGCTGGGCTTCTCACGTCGCCACGGTGACACGCGAACTGCAGGAACATGATCGGGACGTCGCCGGTGTCATCGACAAGGGCGGCCCGGCGCTGAACGAGGTCCGCCAACTGGTCGAGCGCGTGCAACCCACGCTGCCGGTGGTGATGGCCAACCTGGCCAGTGTCGGGCAGGTGGGGCTGACCTATCACGACAGTCTGGAACAGATTCTGGTGCTGCTGCCGCAGCTCGTCGCCGTCGAACAGGGATCGTTGGCGGCCAACGTCCACACCAATCAGGACTACAAGGGCGCCTACCTGAGCTTCAACCTGAATCTGAACCTGCCGCCGCCCTGCACGACCGGCTATCTGCCGACTCAGCAGGCGCGCACCGCCGTACTCGTGGACTACCCGGACCGGGCTCCCGGTGACCTGTATTGCCGTGTCCCGCAGGACTCTCCGTTCAACGTTCGTGGCGTGCGCAATACTCCGTGCGTCACGCGGCCGGGTAAGCGGGCGGCCACCGTGCGTGAATGCGAGAGCGATGCCGAGTTCGTGCCACTCAACGACGGCTTCAACTGGAAAGGAGACCCCAACGCCACCGGCACCGGCCAGGCCGTCCCGCAGTTGCCACCTCCTCCGGCGACGCCTCCACCGATCGCGGTCGCGTACTACGACCCGTCGACCGGCGCCTACGTCGGACCGGACGGCAAGCACTACACACAGTCCGACCTTGCCCAGAGCGCACCGCAGGATTCGACCTGGGAGACGCTCCTGCTGCCACCGGGCAGGTGA
- a CDS encoding MCE family protein, translating into MSANRPFSERNPLVLGAVGLLAVVAVVAAALGNQMLPFVNQNKNYSAYFEDAGGLYTGAMVQVSGYPVGKVSSIELEGPGVLVTFDVPDDIHMGDRSEAAIRTKGLLGTKQLDVVPHGDGELTEPIPMDRTTSPYQLPEALGELATTISGLDTHQLSDSLATLAETFADTPPHLRDAVKGVARFADTLNNRDDQLRNLLDNAAKATGVLAQRTDRIVGLIRDTNALLAQLQTQSAALDQLAGNISSVATQLKAFIAENRRQLKPALDKLNGVLAIVDNRKDRVREAIKGLSTYAMALGETVGSGPFFKAYVANLLPGQFVQPFVDAAFSDLGLDPSTLRPSQLSDPQIGQPGTPALPVPFPRTGQGGEPRMNLPDAITGNPGDPGCGPPGLPLPGPTGCYPYREPPPAPAPGGPPPGPPALPPTPHGGQP; encoded by the coding sequence ATGAGCGCGAATCGGCCCTTTTCGGAGCGGAACCCCTTGGTCCTCGGTGCGGTCGGCCTGCTGGCGGTCGTCGCGGTGGTCGCGGCGGCGCTGGGTAATCAGATGCTGCCGTTCGTCAATCAGAACAAGAACTACTCGGCGTATTTCGAGGACGCCGGCGGCCTGTACACCGGCGCGATGGTGCAGGTTTCGGGCTACCCGGTGGGCAAGGTGTCCTCGATCGAACTGGAGGGACCCGGCGTGCTGGTCACCTTCGACGTGCCCGACGACATTCACATGGGTGACCGGAGCGAGGCGGCGATCAGGACCAAGGGCCTGCTGGGTACCAAGCAGCTCGACGTGGTACCCCACGGCGACGGCGAGCTGACCGAACCGATCCCGATGGACCGGACGACATCGCCCTATCAGCTTCCCGAAGCGCTGGGTGAGTTGGCCACCACGATCAGCGGGCTGGACACCCATCAGCTCTCAGACTCGTTGGCCACACTGGCAGAGACCTTCGCCGATACGCCGCCACACTTGCGCGACGCCGTCAAAGGCGTTGCACGCTTTGCCGATACGCTGAACAACCGCGACGATCAGTTGCGCAATCTGCTCGACAATGCGGCCAAGGCCACCGGGGTGCTCGCCCAGCGCACGGACCGGATCGTCGGCTTGATCCGCGACACCAACGCGCTGTTGGCGCAGTTGCAGACCCAAAGTGCGGCCCTCGACCAACTGGCCGGCAACATATCTTCGGTAGCAACGCAACTGAAGGCGTTCATCGCCGAGAATCGCCGGCAGCTGAAACCCGCCCTGGACAAACTCAACGGGGTGCTCGCGATCGTCGACAACCGCAAGGACCGTGTCCGGGAAGCGATCAAGGGACTCAGCACCTACGCGATGGCGCTCGGGGAGACCGTCGGATCCGGCCCCTTCTTCAAGGCCTACGTCGCCAACCTCCTTCCGGGGCAGTTCGTGCAGCCGTTCGTCGATGCTGCCTTCTCCGACCTCGGCCTGGACCCGTCGACGCTGCGGCCCTCACAGCTCTCCGATCCGCAGATCGGCCAGCCCGGTACCCCGGCGTTGCCGGTACCGTTCCCGCGGACCGGGCAGGGTGGCGAGCCTCGAATGAACCTGCCGGATGCCATCACCGGGAATCCTGGCGATCCGGGCTGCGGACCTCCGGGGCTGCCGCTGCCCGGCCCCACCGGCTGCTACCCCTACCGGGAGCCGCCGCCGGCCCCGGCGCCGGGAGGCCCGCCGCCCGGGCCACCGGCACTACCACCCACACCGCATGGAGGACAACCGTGA
- a CDS encoding PDR/VanB family oxidoreductase: MGPARQDVLELVVAQRADLADGVVGLVLEDPAGGPLPEWSAGAHVDLELTDVLVRQYSLCSSPGDRHRWGVAVLLERDGRGGSQHVHRHLGQGSRVRVGGPRNHFPLQRARRYQFIAGGIGITPIMPMIERAESDGADWHLLYGGRQRSSMAFADVLAGYGDRVTFWPQDELGMLDLDSFLGESRDDTLVYCCGPEGLLGAVEQACSHWPASALHIERFSAKPAALTPSAGALDTFDVVCRKSGITVTIGQGQSILERLRENGINMIASCMEGICGTCETPVLEGTPDHRDSVLSADEQAENDYMMICVSRSLSPILVLDV, translated from the coding sequence ATGGGTCCGGCGCGGCAGGACGTACTCGAACTCGTCGTTGCCCAGCGCGCCGATCTGGCCGACGGCGTGGTGGGACTGGTCTTGGAGGATCCGGCCGGCGGACCGCTGCCGGAGTGGAGTGCGGGCGCACATGTCGATCTTGAGCTGACCGACGTGCTGGTGCGGCAGTATTCGCTGTGCTCAAGTCCGGGCGACCGCCACCGGTGGGGGGTCGCGGTGCTGTTGGAGCGCGACGGTCGCGGCGGTTCCCAGCACGTGCATCGCCACCTCGGTCAGGGCAGCCGCGTCCGGGTGGGTGGTCCGCGTAACCATTTCCCGCTGCAGCGCGCCCGTCGATACCAGTTCATCGCCGGTGGCATCGGTATCACGCCGATCATGCCGATGATCGAACGGGCCGAATCAGACGGCGCTGACTGGCACTTGTTGTACGGCGGCCGGCAGCGATCGTCGATGGCGTTCGCCGATGTGCTGGCCGGCTACGGTGACCGCGTCACCTTCTGGCCCCAGGACGAACTCGGAATGCTGGATCTGGACAGCTTTCTCGGGGAAAGCCGCGACGACACCCTGGTGTATTGCTGCGGTCCCGAAGGTCTGCTCGGCGCCGTCGAACAGGCCTGCTCGCATTGGCCTGCCTCCGCGCTGCACATCGAACGCTTCTCGGCCAAGCCGGCCGCGCTCACACCATCGGCGGGAGCGCTGGACACCTTCGACGTGGTATGCCGCAAATCCGGGATCACGGTCACCATCGGCCAGGGCCAGTCGATCCTGGAGAGGTTGCGGGAGAACGGTATCAACATGATCGCGTCCTGCATGGAAGGCATCTGTGGCACGTGCGAGACCCCGGTGCTGGAGGGCACACCCGATCACCGGGATTCGGTGTTGAGCGCCGACGAGCAGGCCGAGAACGATTACATGATGATCTGCGTGTCACGATCGCTCTCGCCGATTTTGGTGCTCGACGTATGA
- a CDS encoding MCE family protein → MRSPRAMLAVVLVAVLAAGTLVAVKLDDHINRMSIIAYFDNSTGLFVGDDVRIRGVTVGKVDSIEPEAQRAKITFWIDRAFNVPADAKAVILSPQLVTGRAIQLTPPYSGGPAMTGGAVIPQDRTAVPVEWDDVRAQLERLTDMLQPTEPGGVSTLGAVINTAADNLRGQGETIRHSVITLSQTMSALGDHSKDIFGTVRNLATLVTALRDSSDLLSQLNVNLSQVSGLLADNPHEVGQAVQDLNAVVGDVQTFVSENREPIGTASDRLASISAAVVGSLGDLEQTLHVLPTVMANFNNIYEPANGSLTGALMVGNFANPVSFLCGAIEAASRLGAEQASKLCAQYLAPIVKNRQYNFLPFGENLLVGTQARPNEVTYSEERMRPDFVPPGPAPAVATDPAAGLPGMMTPPGGGS, encoded by the coding sequence ATGCGCAGCCCGCGGGCCATGCTGGCGGTCGTCCTGGTTGCGGTGCTCGCCGCGGGGACGCTGGTCGCGGTGAAGCTCGACGACCACATCAACAGGATGTCGATCATCGCGTACTTCGACAACAGCACCGGGCTGTTCGTCGGCGACGATGTCCGCATCCGGGGGGTGACGGTCGGCAAGGTCGACTCGATCGAACCCGAGGCGCAGCGCGCCAAGATCACCTTCTGGATCGACCGCGCGTTCAACGTGCCTGCCGACGCGAAGGCCGTGATCCTGTCCCCACAACTGGTGACCGGGCGCGCAATCCAGTTGACACCGCCCTATTCCGGCGGTCCGGCGATGACCGGAGGGGCCGTCATCCCGCAGGACCGGACCGCGGTTCCGGTGGAATGGGACGATGTCAGGGCCCAGCTGGAACGGCTCACCGACATGCTGCAGCCCACCGAACCCGGTGGCGTCAGCACCCTCGGCGCGGTCATCAACACCGCCGCCGACAACCTGCGAGGTCAGGGTGAGACCATCCGGCACAGCGTCATCACACTGTCGCAGACGATGTCCGCGCTCGGTGACCACAGCAAGGACATCTTCGGAACGGTGCGCAATCTGGCGACGCTCGTCACCGCCCTGCGCGACAGCAGCGACCTGCTCAGTCAGCTGAACGTCAATCTGTCCCAGGTGTCCGGGCTGCTCGCCGACAACCCGCACGAGGTCGGCCAGGCCGTGCAGGACCTGAACGCGGTTGTCGGCGACGTCCAGACGTTCGTCTCGGAGAACCGCGAACCGATCGGCACCGCATCGGACAGACTGGCCTCGATCTCGGCTGCGGTGGTGGGCAGCCTCGGCGATCTCGAACAGACGCTGCACGTACTGCCCACGGTCATGGCGAACTTCAACAACATCTACGAGCCCGCCAACGGTTCGCTGACCGGCGCACTGATGGTCGGCAACTTCGCCAACCCCGTGTCGTTCCTGTGCGGCGCGATCGAGGCGGCTTCCCGCCTGGGCGCCGAGCAGGCGTCCAAACTGTGCGCCCAGTATCTTGCGCCGATCGTGAAGAACCGCCAGTACAACTTTCTCCCGTTCGGCGAGAACCTGTTGGTCGGCACCCAGGCGCGGCCCAACGAGGTCACCTACAGCGAGGAGCGGATGCGCCCGGACTTTGTGCCGCCGGGGCCGGCTCCGGCGGTGGCCACCGACCCGGCCGCCGGCCTGCCCGGCATGATGACACCGCCCGGAGGTGGCTCATGA
- a CDS encoding virulence factor Mce family protein, with protein MTPRRWRRLASGVLVCVAVLSGCGWRGVNSLPLPGTEGDGPGAYSIQAQMPDVRNIQPNSRVRVADVTVGHVSKIELQGGHALVTMRLNGDVQLPANATVKIGMTTIFGSLHIELAEPADRPAEGRLRDGSLIPLSRAGAYPTPEQTLAALSLVLNGGGLGQAGDITEALSTAFDGREEDLRSLIQQSSRFAENLNDQSGDIIAATESLNSLAGKFAAQEPVLDRAVRTLPDALAVLNDQRDNLVRAADQLGRFSALTTDTINQSKENLVKELQHLGPVLESLANAGPSLTRSLGLLPTYPFPNADIDKWQRGDYANLTAVIDLTLSRIDAGFFTGTRWECDLTELELQWGRTIGQFPSPCLTGGPNGPGNPLTAPYRFDQGR; from the coding sequence ATGACGCCCCGCCGGTGGCGCCGACTGGCCTCGGGTGTGCTTGTCTGCGTCGCCGTGCTGTCGGGCTGTGGCTGGCGCGGTGTCAACTCCCTGCCGCTTCCCGGCACGGAGGGCGACGGCCCCGGCGCGTACAGCATTCAAGCCCAGATGCCCGATGTCCGTAACATTCAGCCGAATTCGCGCGTGCGGGTGGCCGATGTGACCGTTGGCCACGTATCGAAGATCGAGCTGCAGGGCGGCCACGCGCTGGTGACCATGCGGCTCAACGGTGACGTGCAGTTGCCGGCCAACGCCACCGTCAAGATCGGTATGACGACCATCTTCGGTTCGCTGCACATCGAATTGGCGGAACCGGCTGATCGGCCGGCCGAGGGCCGACTGCGCGACGGCTCGTTGATTCCGCTGTCTCGTGCCGGTGCGTATCCGACTCCCGAACAGACCCTGGCTGCGCTGTCGTTGGTGCTCAACGGCGGTGGTCTCGGCCAGGCCGGTGACATCACCGAAGCCCTCAGCACCGCCTTCGACGGACGAGAAGAGGATCTGCGCAGCCTGATTCAGCAGTCGAGCCGTTTCGCCGAGAACCTCAACGACCAGAGCGGTGACATCATTGCCGCGACGGAGAGCTTGAACAGCCTGGCCGGCAAGTTCGCGGCGCAGGAACCCGTACTGGACCGTGCCGTCCGGACGCTCCCGGACGCGTTGGCGGTTCTCAACGATCAACGGGACAACCTGGTGCGGGCAGCAGATCAACTCGGCCGGTTCAGCGCGCTGACCACCGACACGATCAACCAGAGCAAGGAGAATCTGGTCAAGGAGTTGCAGCATCTCGGGCCGGTGCTGGAGTCGCTGGCCAATGCCGGTCCCAGCCTGACCCGGTCGTTGGGGCTGTTGCCGACCTACCCCTTCCCCAATGCGGATATCGACAAATGGCAGCGCGGCGACTACGCGAACCTGACCGCGGTGATCGATCTGACCTTGAGCCGTATCGACGCCGGGTTCTTCACCGGCACCCGCTGGGAGTGTGACTTGACCGAGTTGGAGCTGCAGTGGGGTCGCACCATCGGGCAGTTCCCGAGTCCCTGCCTGACAGGCGGCCCGAACGGTCCCGGCAACCCACTCACCGCCCCCTACCGATTCGACCAGGGGCGTTGA